One Odontesthes bonariensis isolate fOdoBon6 chromosome 17, fOdoBon6.hap1, whole genome shotgun sequence genomic window carries:
- the wars1 gene encoding tryptophan--tRNA ligase, cytoplasmic: protein MELYDQLSAQGDRVRSLKTAKAEKAEIEAAVQLLLKLKTDYKQMTGQDYKAGCPPSENVVVGDNGPAADGADDEDTVDPWNVSTTNAKGVDYDKLIVRFGSSKVDKELVDRVEKVSGQKPHRFLRRGIFFSHRDMHQVLDAYEKHKSFYLYTGRGPSSEAMHVGHLIPFIFTKWLQDVFDIPLVIQLTDDEKYLWKDLTLEECHRFAVENAKDIIACGFDVNKTFIFSDLDYMGATPEFYRNVVKIQKHVTFNQVKGIFGFTDSDCIGKISFPAIQAAPSFSNSFPQIFGGRKDVQCLIPCAIDQDPYFRMTRDVAPRIGYPKPALLHSTFFPALQGAQTKMSASDANTSIFLTDTPKQIKSKVNKHAFSGGKDTVEEHRKHGGNPDVDVSFMYLTFFLEDDEQLEKIRQDYTSGALLTGELKKILIETLQPMIAQHQERRKQVTDEMVQQFMTPRPLNFNL, encoded by the exons ATGGAGCTGTATGATCAACTGAGTGCCCAAGGAGATAGAGTCAGGTCCTTGAAAACGGCTAAAGCAGAAAAA GCTGAAATTGAGGCCGCTGTCCAGCTGCTGCTAAAGTTAAAAACGGACTACAAACAGATGACGGGTCAGGATTATAAAGCTGGATGTCCACCGTCAGAAAACGTGGTCGTCGGCGACAACGGGCCAGCAGcagatggcgctgatgacgaGGACACAGTGGACCCATGGAATGTTTCCACCACCAACGCCAAAGGAGTAGACTACGACAAACTTATAG TGAGATTTGGCAGCAGTAAAGTTGACAAGGAGCTGGTGGACAGAGTAGAAAAAGTCTCGGGACAGAAACCTCATCGTTTTCTGCGAAGGGGAATCTTCTTCTCACACAG AGATATGCATCAGGTGCTGGATGCGTATGAGAAGCACAAGTCTTTCTACCTTTACACCGGCAGAGGACCGTCATCGGAGGCCATGCACGTCGGTCACCTCATCCCCTTCATCTTTACCAA ATGGCTTCAAGATGTGTTTGACATCCCTTTGGTGATCCAGCTGACTGATGATGAAAAGTACCTGTGGAAGGATCTCACACTGGAAGAATGCCACCGCTTTGCAGTTGAAAATGCCAAGGACATCATCGCCTGCGGCTTTGATGTTAACAAGACCTTTATCTTCTCTGACCTCGATTACATGGG TGCAACCCCTGAATTCTACAGAAATGTGGTAAAGATCCAGAAGCATGTGACGTTTAATCAGGTTAAAGGCATCTTTGGCTTTACAGACAGTGACTGTATAG GCAAAATCAGCTTCCCAGCCATCCAGGCAGCCCCGTCCTTCAGTAACTCTTTCCCACAGATCTTTGGAGGAAGAAAAGATGTACAGTGTCTCATCCCTTGTGCCATAGACCAG GATCCCTACTTCAGAATGACTCGTGATGTCGCTCCACGGATCGGCTATCCCAAACCTGCCCTGCTGCACTCCACCTTCTTCCCCGCCCTGCAGGGGGCGCAGACCAAGATGAGCGCCAGTGACGCCAACACCTCCATTTTCCTGACAGACACACCCAAACAGATTAAGAGCAAG GTCAACAAACATGCATTTTCGGGGGGGAAAGACACAGTGGAGGAGCACAGAAAGCACGGTGGCAACCCAGACGTAGACGTCTCGTTCATGTATTTGACCTTCTTCCTTGAGGACGATGAACAGTTGGAGAAAATCAGACAG GACTACACAAGTGGAGCCCTCCTAACGGGGGAACTGAAGAAGATTTTGATCGAGACTCTGCAGCCGATGATTGCCCAACATCAAGAGAGACGCAAACAAGTCACAGATGAGATGGTGCAGCAGTTCATGACACCCAGACCTTTGAATTTTAACTTGTAG